ATCAACTATATCAAATCAAAATAAGCATACAAAAAAACGTCAGTATAGAACTGGCGTTTTATTTTTTAGGATTTTGATGGGTTAGGTTCAATCCCCAAGGGACCAAATTTTCAGTTTTATTTTTGATGCGTGTGATATTGTCCTTATGGCGAATGATGATCAAACTAGCAAGAGCTAGGATAATAGCGATGAAGAGAGGGTCATAGTGATTCAGGATAAAACTAAAAAGTGGAAAGAGTAGAACTCCGATGACGGCTGCGATAGATGCTGTGACACTAGATAGTGAAATCATACTACCAAGATAGAGGGTTCCAAAGAAAACAACTGCAAGGTAGAGACAGAAAACAGGCGCAAATCCGAAAATCACTCCAGCACTGGTAGCGACAGCCTTGCCACCCTTAAATCCTGCAAAGATAGGGAAGGTATGACCAATAACAGCCAAAAGTCCAAAGATAAGAGGTGAAACACCTTGCAGATGAAAAATAATCGGAAGAAGCGTTGCTAGGGTTCCTTTGAAAAAATCAATTACAAAGGTCGCCATACCTGCTTTTTTGCCTAAAATGCGAAAGGTATTGGTCGTTCCAGTGTTACCAGAACCATGCTCGCGTAGATTGATTTGAAAGAATACTTGTCCAATCCAGAGACCAGACGGAATCGAACCCAGCAGATAGGCTAGGATTAATAAAACTATTGTAATCATACTCCTATTATATCATGAATTGGGAAAGAAAGGCAGAGAATCTCTTCTGAAATTGTCACACCGGAGAAAGAAAAATTTTGCAAAATCCTTGGAAAACTTGTAGAATAGTAAAGATGAACGAATAGGAGGTTCCTTGTGTCAAAAAAGGAAATCAATATTAACAATTATAATGATGATGCCATTCAGGTGCTAGAAGGGTTGGATGCGGTCCGTAAACGTCCAGGGATGTATATCGGATCGACCGATGGTGCTGGTCTCCACCACCTAGTCTGGGAAATCGTCGATAATGCTGTCGATGAGGCCTTGTCTGGATTTGGTGACCGTATTGATGTGACCATTAATAAAGACGGCAGTTTAACAGTTAAAGACCATGGTCGTGGGATGCCGACAGGTATGCACGCTATGGGTATTCCAACCGTTGAGGTTATCTTTACCATTCTTCACGCCGGAGGGAAATTCGGTCAGGGGGGCTACAAGACATCTGGTGGTCTCCACGGGGTTGGTTCTTCCGTTGTTAACGCTCTTTCAAGTTGGCTGGAAGTTGAAATTACCCGTGATGGCGCAGTTTACAAGCAACGTTTTGAAAATGGTGGAAAACCTGTCACGACTTTAAAGAAAATCGGTACAGCGCCCAAGTCTAAAACAGGTACCAAAGTCACCTTCATGCCTGATGCGACCATCTTTTCTACGACAGACTTCAAGTACAATACCATTTCAGAACGCCTCAATGAGTCAGCCTTTCTCTTGAAAAATGTGACCTTGTCCTTGACGGACAAGCGAACAGATGAAGCGATTGAGTTTCATTATGAAAACGGAGTTCAGGACTTTGTTTCTTACCTCAACGAAGACAAGGAAATCTTGACACCAGTTCTCTACTTTGAGGGGGAAGATAATGGTTTCCAAGTGGAAGTTGCTCTCCAGTACAATGATGGATTTTCAGATAACATTCTGTCCTTTGTCAATAATGTTCGTACCAAGGACGGTGGAACGCATGAGACAGGACTCAAGTCTGCCATTACCAAGGTTATGAATGACTATGCACGTAAGACGGGGCTTCTCAAGGAAAAAGATAAAAACCTTGAAGGGTCAGATTACCGTGAAGGGTTAGCAGCGGTTCTTTCTATCTTGGTTCCTGAAGAACACCTCCAGTTTGAAGGTCAGACCAAGGACAAATTAGGCAGTCCACTAGCTCGTCCCGTTGTGGATGGAATTGTGGCGGATAAGTTGACCTTCTTCCTTATGGAAAATGGGGAATTGGCTTCTAACCTCATCCGCAAGGCTATCAAGGCGCGTGATGCTCGTGAAGCAGCACGTAAGGCGCGTGATGAGAGCCGAAATGGCAAGAAAAACAAGAAAGACAAGGGCTTGTTGTCGGGTAAATTGACACCTGCTCAGTCTAAGAATCCTGCTAAGAATGAACTCTATCTAGTCGAGGGAGACTCTGCCGGTGGTTCTGCTAAGCAAGGTCGTGACCGCAAGTTCCAGGCTATCTTGCCTCTTCGTGGTAAGGTTATCAATACAGCCAAGGCCAAGATGGCGGATATCCTCAAAAATGAGGAAATCAATACCATGATTTATACCATTGGTGCGGGTGTGGGTGCAGACTTCTCCCTTGAAGATGCTAACTATGATAAGATCATTATCATGACCGATGCGGATACTGATGGTGCTCATATCCAGACCTTGCTTTTGACATTTTTCTACCGCTACATGCGTCCGCTAGTTGAGGCAGGCCATGTCTACATCGCCCTTCCACCTCTTTACAAGATGTCTAAAGGAAAAGGAAAGAAAGAAGAAGTGGCCTATGCTTGGACGGACGGAGAATTAGAAGAACTC
This portion of the Streptococcus mitis B6 genome encodes:
- the plsY gene encoding glycerol-3-phosphate 1-O-acyltransferase PlsY, whose product is MITIVLLILAYLLGSIPSGLWIGQVFFQINLREHGSGNTGTTNTFRILGKKAGMATFVIDFFKGTLATLLPIIFHLQGVSPLIFGLLAVIGHTFPIFAGFKGGKAVATSAGVIFGFAPVFCLYLAVVFFGTLYLGSMISLSSVTASIAAVIGVLLFPLFSFILNHYDPLFIAIILALASLIIIRHKDNITRIKNKTENLVPWGLNLTHQNPKK
- the parE gene encoding DNA topoisomerase IV subunit B, which produces MSKKEININNYNDDAIQVLEGLDAVRKRPGMYIGSTDGAGLHHLVWEIVDNAVDEALSGFGDRIDVTINKDGSLTVKDHGRGMPTGMHAMGIPTVEVIFTILHAGGKFGQGGYKTSGGLHGVGSSVVNALSSWLEVEITRDGAVYKQRFENGGKPVTTLKKIGTAPKSKTGTKVTFMPDATIFSTTDFKYNTISERLNESAFLLKNVTLSLTDKRTDEAIEFHYENGVQDFVSYLNEDKEILTPVLYFEGEDNGFQVEVALQYNDGFSDNILSFVNNVRTKDGGTHETGLKSAITKVMNDYARKTGLLKEKDKNLEGSDYREGLAAVLSILVPEEHLQFEGQTKDKLGSPLARPVVDGIVADKLTFFLMENGELASNLIRKAIKARDAREAARKARDESRNGKKNKKDKGLLSGKLTPAQSKNPAKNELYLVEGDSAGGSAKQGRDRKFQAILPLRGKVINTAKAKMADILKNEEINTMIYTIGAGVGADFSLEDANYDKIIIMTDADTDGAHIQTLLLTFFYRYMRPLVEAGHVYIALPPLYKMSKGKGKKEEVAYAWTDGELEELRKQFGKGATLQRYKGLGEMNADQLWETTMNPETRTLIRVTIEDLARAERRVNVLMGDKVEPRRKWIEDNVKFTLEESGELIF